The Candidatus Hydrogenedentota bacterium genomic sequence AGACTCAGCTTGGCTCGTACGAGCTTGTTGGATTGGGTCATGGTTATCTCTCCTTTGGTTGGCGCCAAAGGGATACCTGACCCAATTCTCGTGTCAGGTGTCAAATCAAGTCGTGACTAGGACACATAAGGGTATTCGAGAATGTTGTTGCTTATACGCCGCCGGCCTCATCGAGGCCAGCGCTACCGAACTCTCCCAGTGAGCGCAGACGGGTATATCCCTGGATTCAGCGAATAGCCTGTGCCAGATTCTTCGTCCGCCTGAGGCGGACTCAGAATGACAGTCCATGTGGCGCAGCCGCCCTCGGCTGCGATTCGGTAGCGCCCGCCTTCCACGGCGGGCGGGATTACCGCAGAGTGCAGATTAAGAAAAGACGCCCGGCATGGAGACTGCGCGCATCTCATGGCAGAGTCTCTTCGGCGCAAGAAACGCGACAAGGTGTATGCCGCTCGTTTATAATTGCGTGCCACCTAGCACGAGGGTCGGCTCTTTTGCATCCATGAGAGGTGTCGGTGCGTGAGTTGGAAAGGCGCGGTACGGCGGTGAAAATTGGAGTCATCAGCGACACGCATGGGAACCTTAAGCTGATGTTCCGCGCCGTGGGGGTGTTGACGAACGAGCTGGACGTGGAGTTGTTTTACCACGTTGGCGATAATTACGACGACGCGGAAGCGCTGGCTCATGCGGGACACGCTGTAAGAATGGTCCCGGGGCTATGGTGTCCTGAGTATCACAATACGCGGGTGCCCAACCGGATAGCCGAGTCAATCGACGGCATTACGGTGGTGGCTGTGCACGCCGAGAAGGACCTGAGAGGGGCGGATTGGGGGGCATCGATTATCTTGACCGGCCATACGCATGTTGCTCGAGTAGATAAACTCGGCCGTACACTGCATGTGAATCCGGGCCATCTCAAAAGCATGTTCGACCGGGGGGAACGGCCGTCGTTTGCGACCATCGAAACCTCGGACAAGGAAGTCCGGGTAAAGGTTCACGAGTTGTCGGGCGATGTGCGAATCGATGTGCGGGTGCCGAGGGAGGAATTGGCGTAGACTTTCGTTGGGGTGGCGGCTGAATGGCAGCCGAGGGTGGCTGCCCCACAAGGGGGAAAAACGGGGACAGACCCGTCTCCGCTTCGCTCCGCTTGTGTCAGTGACGTTTTCAGTTGAGGGCGTCGGTGGTTGCCGAAAAACGGGGACAGACACGTCTCCGCTTCGCTCCGCTTGTGTCAGTCCCCGTTTTTCGGGGTACTGAAGAATCCGATTCCGATGTATGATAGGTGTTGGGAACGAATGTAGAGGTGGTTGTGGGTATTCGAGAGACGACAGCGAATCTTGCGCCGCAGGCGCTGATTCCTCTGCCGCTGGGGAGCATTCTGCCGCGGGGGTGGCTTGCCGAACAGCTCAAGATTCAAATCGACGGGCTGAGCGGCCATCTCGACGAGTTTTGGCCGGATATCCGCGACAGCGGTTGGATAGGGGGGCCTGCGGAGTCGTGGGAGCGCGGTCCCTATTGGCTGGACGGTGTGACGCCGCTCGCCTTTTTGCTTAACGACGATACCCTGAAGTCGAAAGTGCACGAATGGGTCGACTTCATACTCGCCCATCAGAAGCCCGATGGTTGGCTTGGACCCACGAAATCAAAGGGTCATGATTCGTACGACACATGGCCGCTCTTCGTGGTGTTGAAGGCCCTATCCCAGTATCAGGAAGCCACGGGCGATCCGCGCGTGATCGGTGCGATGACCAAGTGTCTCAAGAAGATTGAGAAGGTCATCGAGAAAAAGCCGTTGTTCGAGTGGGGCAGGTATCGTTGGGCAGACCTCGTTGTGAGCATTCACTGGCTATACGACCGAACGGGCGAAGACTGGCTGCTCGAATTGGCTGAGAAAGTCCGCAAGCAGGGGTATGACTGGCGCAATAACTTCGCCGATTTTCGTTATACGACAAAGACGACGCAGGACAAACTGGCGTCCTTCAGCGAAGACGCCTACGGCAGTGACGATAACGTGGGCTTTTTCGCGTCGCATGTCGTGAATAATGCCATGGGGATTAAGGCTCCGGGCGTGTGGTACCGGCAATCGAAAGATCCGGAAGATCGCCATGCGCACACGCAGATTCTCGACGTGTTGGACAAGTACCACGGCCAAGCCAATGGCATGTTCTCGGGCGATGAGCATCTGGCTGGAACGATGCCGTTTCAAGGCACGGAACTGTGCGCCGTGGTTGAAGCCATGTATTCGCTTGAAACGTTGCTCGCGATAACCGCCGACCCCGAATTGGGCGATCGGCTGGAGAAGATCGCGTTCAATGCTTTGCCAGCCACCTTCAAGAAAGACATGTGGGCGCATCAATATGTTCAGCAGGTGAACCAGGTCGTGTGCAAGGTGGCCGAAGATCGGGTCTATTCGAACAATGGCCCCGATGCGAACATCTTCGGCCTGGAACCGAATTTTGGATGTTGTACCGCGAACATGCACCAAGGGTGGCCGAAATTCGTTTCCCACATGTGGATGCGGACGTCGGACAACGGCCTGGCGGCGATTTCGTATGCGCCGTGCCATATTTCGACGACGGCAAACGGGGCGCAAGTCGATGTAGAGGTTGAGACTTCGTATCCCTTCGGAGACCGCGTGAAGATTACGGTAAAGGTCGACAAGCCTGCCTATTTCCCCTTGCGGCTCCGCATTCCAAAATGGGTGAAAGACGGCGCGCTGACGATTGCCGGGCACGAGTATCCGTTGGACGAGCCGGGTACTTTCTATGATGTCATGCACGCATGGAAAGAGGAGACGGAGATTCAGTTGCGCCTGCCGATGAGGCCTTCCTTGAAACGCAGGCCTCGAAACGCCGCGGTGCTCGAACGCGGGCCGCTCGTGTATAGCCTTGCGCTCGGTGAGAATTGGCAGCTTCTGAAGGGTGAACCGCCTGCCGCGGACTGGGAAGTCTTTCACACCACGCCGTGGAACTATGCCATCCAAGTTGAAGAGGAATACTTGAATCGCCTGGTCGAGTTTAAGGAACGTGGCATGATGTGGGGCAATCCCTTCTCGCCCGAAGGCGCTCCGATGCGGGCCTTCTTGAAGGGACGCCGGATGCCGGAGTGGGTGCTTGATCGGAACGCGGCAGGTCCGCTACCGGAAAGCCCGGTGCATTCCGGAGAACGGCTGGAAGAACTCATCTTCATACCGTACGGGAGCACGAATCTGCGCGTCACGGAGTTTCCCGTGTTGCGCCGGGACTGCTGGGAAGAAGTGTAGTCCGGATTTCTCACGAACACACGTGAACCTCTCTCATGACCAGTGTGTTTGCGAGACTAGCGGCGAAAAACAAAGCGGTTCTAAGAAAACAGAGTGTGTTCGCGAGAAATCCTCATGGCATAACCTCAACGTTTTGCACGTGAGCAATTGGCGCCGGCGCTCAGTCGCGCCGGTGAAGTTTACGGACTAGTCCTATTCGCAGGGAGGCGATTGGTTGCTGAAGCGGTTCATCCTCGCGTTTGTTGCCGCGATCCCCTCGTATGTGCTGGGCGCGTTTGGCGGCGGCGCGCTTGTCTATCAGGTTTCAAGCAATACCCACGATCGGAGCATGGAAGCGGCGATGACAGGGGCCTTCGCGTTGGGTCCTGCCGCGGCGGTCGTGGTATTTCTGGTAATCATTTTCTGGCCGAAGAAGGGCGACTCCGCAAGCTGAGCGCGTGCGTTTCGTTCGTCTTACTTCGCGCTGACGAGGGGAGATTCGGTGGACGATGGGTCGGGCAGACGCTTCTGCTCGACGGGAGTTGTCGTGTAGTAGTTGTTTTCGATGGCCCCGAACGGACGCGTGAAGACGCGGCGGTGTGCGAACACCCACGCGAGCAGAACCGCAATAGTCACAACTGACGCGATGGCCAATGCAAGTCCGCTGGCCGTATCGAGTCCGAAGAACCTGCTGCACCAAATCACGCACGCCGTCGCGAAGACTGGAAGCCGGAGCAGTTCTACAAGGAATGCCCAGCGCTTGCCTTCCAGCAATCCTCCAATACATACGAGCGTCATGATGACGAGTCCCGCGACTCCCGCGCGTTCGGTCCACTCCATGGCGCGCTCGTTCTTCATGAAGAAGATGCCGATGACGAGCGTCGGCAGGAATTGGGCGAATGCGTACATGCTGACGCCAACAGGGACCTTCGGATCGTATTTGAGATAGAACTCGCGAGTCTCTGAAGCGGGCGGCCCCTGCTTCTCCAGTCCTTCTGGACGCCACGCGGGTTTCATGAACCACACGAGAAACTTGTCGCGCGTGCGCGGCGCATTCCACGCGAGCCGGGCGAGGTCAATCCAGTAGTGGACGTTGGCCCAAACGGGATTCCAACTGCGCAGGGGAGTCGCCGTGCCATAAAGTGGCTCTTCTTCCTCGGCCTGGAATGTGCCGAAGAGACGGTCCCAGATGATTAAAACGCCGCCGTGGTTCTTGTCGATGTACTTTGGATTTTTGCCGTGATGAACGCGGTGATGCGAAGGCGTGTTCATGAACCATTCAAGCGGGCCGAGCTTGCCGATGGTTCGCGTGTGAATGCCAAATTGATAGATCGTGTCGAGTTGCGCGCAGGCGATGAAGAGTAGCGGCGAGAAACCGATATAGCCAAGCGGCAAATAGAAGATCCAGAAGAGGCACCCCTGGAAGAGGCCTTGCCGGAGCGCGACGCTGAGGTTGTATTCTTCGCTTTGGTGGTGGGGAATGTGTGACGCCCAAACGATATTGATCTCGTGACTGGCGCGGTGCGCCCAGTAGTAGGCGAGGTCGTAGAGCAGAAAGCACGCAATCCACGCGAGGACGGAGTTGTTGGGGATGTCGAACAACCGGTGATGGTGGTAGAGATACAGGTAGCCGACGAAGACAAACGACTTCAAGAAGGCCCCGCCTACCTGGTCAATAATTCCAAGGCTTAAGTCGTTAATCGAGTCGTTGAACCGGTAATTGGCCCGCCTTGCGAACCAGCTCACAAGCAATTCGACGCCAATCAGCAGGAAGAATACGGGGACGGCCATGTCAATGAAGTTCGGTGCCATAAACCCTTCGTGCCTTTCCCGTACTCCGGGAATCCGGGACACTGCGCCCGTGCGGGCGCATCACTGCCTTGCTGCACTCCGAGAGACATGGTACAGCGGTGGGTCTGAGGCGTCAATAGGCATGGATGGCCGTGATGCAAAGAAAAGGCAGGCCAGCGGGGCGTCGCTGGCCTGCAAGAAGGGGTGGCTATGATTAGGCTCGGGGTTGTACCCGGCTAGTTGGAACTTTTAGTTGGCTACGAACGTCCCATACAGCCAGGCGAATGCCCTGCTTGCGGGATACGTCGACGGGAACTTCAGGAACGTAACGTGACCGTCCATGTACAGCACGTTGGAGCCGCCAGGGACGTGATTGAAGTTCTGTGCGTCGGAGGTGATTTCGTCAAACATGATGGGGATTTCGCTCTGCGCTGCTGCCGAAGCCGCGGGGTTGTTGATATCGGAAACGAAGAAGCGTTCGATGCCTTCCCGCAATCGATAAATAAGTACACCCGAGTCGTCCACGTCCGCGTCAAATCGTTCTGCCGCGTCTTCGGGCGTGTTCAGTCCGGTGGGAGTCAGCAGGTTGTTAAGGGCAGTCGCGAAATTCACATCGATGTTGCCGCCGATGGCGGGAGGATTAAGGTTTTCATCCGTTCCCGGAACAATCATGTCGTCCTTGGTGAGCGCCCATCCGAGGTACTTGTACGAGATGCCCGAGAACCGGCAAGGATCATAGGATCCGTTGGTGGCGTCGCCATAGAGGTTCCATCCACCCGATTCCATGTAGCTTGCGCCGTCCGCGTCGGAGGGACAAATCATGACGTTAACGTCCGTGAGGTATTCCGGATAGACCGAGCGGCCTTCGAAGAAGATCGTGCGGTCGGTCACAACCGTACACGGCTCACTTACGTTGTCAGAATCCGATGCCTTCATGTGCGGGTACTTTTCGCCCTTGGATTCGTTGGCGTACATTTTGAATACGAGACCCATTTGTTTGAGGTTGTTGGCGCAGCTTGCACGGCGCGCCGCTTCTCTGGCGCGGGCCAGTGCAGGAAGCAGGATGGCCGCCAGAATGCCGATGATGGCAATCACGACCAACAACTCGATCAGAGTAAAACCTCGCTTACGCATTGTTGCAGATCCCCCTTTTATGTTTCATTGGTGATTGAAGCAGGCTGTCGGATTCGGCCTGCTTGCGGTTTTTCAACTTCACTCACAGATAGTAGGAACATGATTCCATCGAAGTATTTCTTCGCAGCCTGCGATTGCACGGGACCAAATTCTGCCTGCTGGGCTACTGCAAATCGGCCGCCGCCTCACCCCCTTTCCGCATCGGCCATTTCGTTCTTGCTTTCAAT encodes the following:
- a CDS encoding metallophosphoesterase family protein, translating into MRELERRGTAVKIGVISDTHGNLKLMFRAVGVLTNELDVELFYHVGDNYDDAEALAHAGHAVRMVPGLWCPEYHNTRVPNRIAESIDGITVVAVHAEKDLRGADWGASIILTGHTHVARVDKLGRTLHVNPGHLKSMFDRGERPSFATIETSDKEVRVKVHELSGDVRIDVRVPREELA
- a CDS encoding glycoside hydrolase family 127 protein; its protein translation is MRETTANLAPQALIPLPLGSILPRGWLAEQLKIQIDGLSGHLDEFWPDIRDSGWIGGPAESWERGPYWLDGVTPLAFLLNDDTLKSKVHEWVDFILAHQKPDGWLGPTKSKGHDSYDTWPLFVVLKALSQYQEATGDPRVIGAMTKCLKKIEKVIEKKPLFEWGRYRWADLVVSIHWLYDRTGEDWLLELAEKVRKQGYDWRNNFADFRYTTKTTQDKLASFSEDAYGSDDNVGFFASHVVNNAMGIKAPGVWYRQSKDPEDRHAHTQILDVLDKYHGQANGMFSGDEHLAGTMPFQGTELCAVVEAMYSLETLLAITADPELGDRLEKIAFNALPATFKKDMWAHQYVQQVNQVVCKVAEDRVYSNNGPDANIFGLEPNFGCCTANMHQGWPKFVSHMWMRTSDNGLAAISYAPCHISTTANGAQVDVEVETSYPFGDRVKITVKVDKPAYFPLRLRIPKWVKDGALTIAGHEYPLDEPGTFYDVMHAWKEETEIQLRLPMRPSLKRRPRNAAVLERGPLVYSLALGENWQLLKGEPPAADWEVFHTTPWNYAIQVEEEYLNRLVEFKERGMMWGNPFSPEGAPMRAFLKGRRMPEWVLDRNAAGPLPESPVHSGERLEELIFIPYGSTNLRVTEFPVLRRDCWEEV
- a CDS encoding sterol desaturase family protein; the protein is MAPNFIDMAVPVFFLLIGVELLVSWFARRANYRFNDSINDLSLGIIDQVGGAFLKSFVFVGYLYLYHHHRLFDIPNNSVLAWIACFLLYDLAYYWAHRASHEINIVWASHIPHHQSEEYNLSVALRQGLFQGCLFWIFYLPLGYIGFSPLLFIACAQLDTIYQFGIHTRTIGKLGPLEWFMNTPSHHRVHHGKNPKYIDKNHGGVLIIWDRLFGTFQAEEEEPLYGTATPLRSWNPVWANVHYWIDLARLAWNAPRTRDKFLVWFMKPAWRPEGLEKQGPPASETREFYLKYDPKVPVGVSMYAFAQFLPTLVIGIFFMKNERAMEWTERAGVAGLVIMTLVCIGGLLEGKRWAFLVELLRLPVFATACVIWCSRFFGLDTASGLALAIASVVTIAVLLAWVFAHRRVFTRPFGAIENNYYTTTPVEQKRLPDPSSTESPLVSAK
- a CDS encoding DUF1559 domain-containing protein, producing MRKRGFTLIELLVVIAIIGILAAILLPALARAREAARRASCANNLKQMGLVFKMYANESKGEKYPHMKASDSDNVSEPCTVVTDRTIFFEGRSVYPEYLTDVNVMICPSDADGASYMESGGWNLYGDATNGSYDPCRFSGISYKYLGWALTKDDMIVPGTDENLNPPAIGGNIDVNFATALNNLLTPTGLNTPEDAAERFDADVDDSGVLIYRLREGIERFFVSDINNPAASAAAQSEIPIMFDEITSDAQNFNHVPGGSNVLYMDGHVTFLKFPSTYPASRAFAWLYGTFVAN